The Nocardioides houyundeii genome includes the window GCGAGGCCGGCAACCGGGTGGTCAAGACCTACTCGGGGGGCATGCGCCGCCGGCTCGACCTGGCGGTCAGCCTGGTCGCCACGCCTCCGGTGCTCTTCCTCGACGAGCCGACGACCGGACTGGACCCGCGCAGCCGGGTGGAGCTGTGGGACGTGCTGCGCGAGCTGGTGCGCGACGGCACGACCCTGCTGCTGACCACGCAGTACCTCGAGGAGGCCGACCAGCTCGCCGACAACATCGTGGTCATCGACCACGGGGGGATCATCGCCGAGGGGACGCCGTTGCAGCTCAAGGACGCCTCCGGCAAGGCGGCACTGGTGGTCACCGTCTCCCACGCCGTGGACGTGGGGCGCGCCGCGGAGCTGATGCGTCGCGTGGTGCCCTCGGTCCACGTGGACGAGCCGGCCCGCCGGCTCACCGCGCCCGCCCAGGGCTTGGGAGACATCACCGAGGTGGCCGCCGTCTTCGACACCAGCGGCATCGAGCTCGACGACCTCGGACTGCAGCGGCCGAGCCTGGACGACGTGTTCCTGCACCTGACGGGGCGGCGTGCCGAGGACGGCGACGCCGACTCCGGCGAGGAGTCCGAGCTGGAGGAGGTGTCCGCATGAGCACCGAGACCGTGCGCCCCGCTGCAGGACCGCCTTCGTTGGAGCGTCCGCAGATCCACCAGACCAACCTGTTGCAGCAGTCCCTGGCCATCACCCGGCGCAACCTGATCCACATCAAGCGGATGCCCGAGATGCTGATGGACGTCACCGTGCAGCCGGTCATGTTCGTGCTGCTCTTCGCCTACGTCTTCGGTGGGGCCATCGCGGTGCAGGGGGCCTCGTCCGGCTACCGCGAGTGGCTGCTGGGCGGGATCATGGGACAGACGATCGCGTTCGCCTCCTTCATCGTGGCCGTCGGCCTGACCGCTGACATCGACAAGGGCATCGTGGACCGGATGCGGTCCCTGCCGATCCATCCCTCAGCGGTGCTGGTCGGGCGCAGCCTGTCCTCGCTGATCCACTCCAGCCTGGGCATCGTGGTGATGTCGCTGACCGGGCTCATCGTGGGCTGGCGGATCCGAGGCTCCTTCCTGGACGCGGTGCTGGCCTACGCACTGCTGTTGCTGTGGGGCTTCGCGATGGTCTGGGTCGGCATCCTGGCCGGGTCCTCCCTGCGCTCGGTGGAGGCGGTGAACGGCGTCATGTTCACCACGATCTTCCCGCTCACCTTCCTCTCCAACGCGTTCGCGCCGACCGAGGAGATGACCCCGTTCCTGCGCACCGTCGCGGAGTGGAACCCGGTGTCCTCCCTGGTGCAGGCGGTGCGTGAGCTGTGGGGGAACACTGCCGCCGCCCCGGCGGACGCAGCGCTGCCGCTGCAGCACCCCGTGCTGGCCACGCTCATCTGGACCGTGGCGCTCACCGCGGTGCTGGCGCCGCTGTCGTTGCGTGCCTTCCGCAAGCGGACGCAGCAGTAGTCGCTCGTCCGCTACCCCGGCGACGAGCAGCAGAGCGAGGATCGAGGATCGAGGGAGAGCACGAGATGACGACGACGCTGTTGCTGGTGGGGACCCGCAAGGGCCTGTGGATCGGCACCTCCGACGAAGCCCGTCGCGACTGGTCGTGGACGGGTCCGCACTTCCCCATGGAGGAGGTCTACTCGGTCCTGCTCGACGGCAGGGGCGTTCGCCCGCGGCTGTTCGCCGGCTGCTCGTCGAGCTGGTTCGGCCCGCAGGTCAGACGCTCGGACGACCTCGGGCAGACCTGGGAGGAGACCCCGAACGGCGCGGTCCGCTTCCCCGAGGACACCGGGGCGGCGCTGGAGCGGGTGTGGCAGCTGGTGCCCGGGGTGGAGGACGGGGTGATCTGGGCTGGCACCGAGCCGGGCGCCGTATTCCGCTCCGAGGACCGGGGGGAGAGGTTCGAGCTGGTGCGCGGGCTCTGGGAGCATCCCCAGCGGTCCGAGTGGGGAGAGGGCTTCGGAGGCCAGGCGTTCCACACGATCCTTCCCCACCCGAGCGACCCGGGGTCCGTGCTGGCCGCGATCTCGACCGGCGGGGTCTACCGCTCCGTGGACGGGGGAGCGAAGTGGGCTCCGGCGAACCAGGGGATCAAGGCCGAGTTCATGCCGGGGGACCGGCACTTCCCCGAGTTCGGGCAGTGCGTCCACAAGGTCGCGCGCGACCCGGTCGACCCCGCGAGGCTCTTCCTGCAGAACCACGGCGGGGTCTACCGCTCGGACGACGAGGGGGACTCCTGGGAGTACATCGCCGACGGGCTCCCCTCGGAGTTCGGGTTCGCGATGGTCACGCACCCGCGCAAGCCCGCCACCGCCTTCGTCTTCCCGATCGCCGATGCCGGCGCGCGGTGGCCCGTGGACGGTCACGCCCGGGTGTTCCGCACTGCCGACGGGGGAGACTCGTGGACCGAGCTGGGGTCCGGGTCCCTGCCAGACGCATACTTCGCCGCCGTGATGCGTGACGCGATGTGCGCCGACACCCTCGACCCGGCTGGGCTCTACTTCGGCGGTCGCAACGGGGCCGTCTGGGCCTCCGCCGACGAGGGGGAGACCTGGCAGGAGGTGCACAAGGACCTGCCCGACGTGCTGGTCGTCCGGGCAGCGGTGCTCGACTGAGCTGTCGGTTCGCCTGCGAGGTGACCGGTGCTCGGCAGTGGCCGCTCCTATCGTCTGCGGTGGAAGCGGTGCTCGCCGCCAGGGTGCTGGCGTAGGTCCCAGCCCGGGTCGTGGGCCCGACGATGATGGTGTCCACACGACGGAAGCCCGTTGCCCAGATCGGTCCGCCCGCCTTTGGACCACGCCAACCGGTGGTGGTGGATCTCGCACCAGGAGAACGGGCGCTCACACCCCGCGACCGCACACGAGTCATGGACCAGCGAGAGCGCCCGGCGTTGCGCGGTGGTGTGCAACCTGCGTTCTCGGCCCAGGTCCAGCGGTTCGGACCGTCCCCCCAGCACCGCCGAGACCAGCCCCGCCTCGCACGCCAACCGCCGGGCCTCACCGGCGGTGACCCGCACCCCGGACTCCAGCCGGGCCGCCCCGAGCCCGTCCAACAACCCCGCCAGGTCCACCGTGACCAGCACCGAGGCGGTCGCTGCGGCGTGCCCGGTGCTGGGCAGGTGCTCGATCAGCTCACACCATGCCTGCCCCTGCAGCTCGGGGAACGACACACTCTCCCCCACCCCCGCAGCGGTCTCATCGACCACCGGAGCCCCGGTCCTGTCCCGGCCCACCCGCCGCGGGCTGGTCAACCGGCCCAGCACCGTGTCCAACAACGACCCGTGCAGCTCCGGGACCCGGAACCGCCCCGACCACGTCCCGTCCCCGTTGTCATGCAACGACAGGTACGTCTCCACCTCGGCGCCCTTGCATTCCCGGGTCAACATCGCCTGCTCGTGCTCATCGGCCAACCCCGGGTCCACGGGGTCGAACATCCGCCGCGCCGCCTGCCGCAACCTCTTGGCGTTCATGCCCCGCCCCGACCGGGTCCCCTCCCCGGTGGCCTTGCCCACCAACACCTCCTCCGCGGTCGCGAGCTGCCCGGACGTGGCGCGGGCCGGGGCCTGCTCCGCAGCGTTCACGATCACCCGCACCTGATCGGCCCGCAGCCGGCCCGCCGCGAACGCCTCCCGCGTGACGGCGTACTTGGTCGCCAACAGCTCCCCCAACCGCACCCCCGCGGCCTGCGAGGCCCGCGTCGAGCCCAACAACCCCGCCCACCAGGCATCGGTCGCCGTCGCCGCCCCACCATGGACCGGGTCCTCGGCCACCCGCCGCGCCTGCGCCTCGGCGGAGAGCGCCAACCGCAACGCCGTGGCCTGAGACTCCAACCCCGCCACCTGCTCCAACGCCGCCGACAGCTCCCCGGTCCCCAACAACCCCGCCGACAGCGTCCCCGCCGCCGCCACACCCCGCCGCGCATCCGCCAACGCATCCACCACCAGAGACCCCCCAGGGGCCACCCCCGGCTCCCTGCACCGCGCTCGCTGTCATGCCTCCAGCCAACCGAAGCCCACCGACAACCAACGCTCTGGATCTCACATGACGGGACACTAAACAAAACTGTGTTCGATCGAGTCCGTGGCCCGACCAGTGAGGCGCTCCGGCACAATTCCCCCATGGAGCCGACGTACGACGCGACCGGAGGTGGGTCCGGGAAGGTCCTCGTGACCCGCATCGCGCCCCAGGGGTGGAAGCGTCTGCGAGACGTCCGCCTGGCAGCCCTGGCCGAGTCCCCGGAGATGTTCGGCTCGAGCCTGGCCAGGGAGCAGGGGTTCGACGAGGCGGAGTGGCGCCGACGAGCCGCACGCCCGGCCACCTTCCTGGCGTGCCGGGACGGGCTCGACGTCGGCATCGCTGGTGCCTACGAGCTCGACGGGGACTGGCGCCTGGCGGGCATGTGGATCGCCCCGAGCGTGCGTGGCACGGGTGTGGTCGAGGCCCTCGTCGACGCCTGTGAGTCCGTGGTGCGAGAGGCCGGGGCGACGACCGTGGCTCTCGGGGTGATGGCGGACAACTCTCGGGCCGGGACGCTTACCAGCGACTGGGCTACCGGTTCACCGGGGAGCGGAGGCATGTCCGCGACGGCCGGGACGAGCTGACCATGGCCAAGACGCTGCCTCCGGCGGCGCAGCCCTGAGACCAGCAGGAGGCGTGTCGTCGTCAAGACGTAGCCTTGCCGCCATGACCTCGTCCGACCAGACCGACCAGCAGACCGCCGCAAAGCCCGACATGAAGCCCCGTTCCCGGGACGTCACGGACGGGCTCGAGAAGGCCGCCGCGCGCGGCATGCTCCGCGCGGTCGGGATGGGTGACGACGACTGGGTCAAGCCGCAGATCGGCGTCGCCTCGAGCTGGAACGAGATCACCCCCTGCAACCTCTCCCTCGACCGCCTGGCCAAGGCCGTCAAGAACGGCGTGCACGCCGCCGGCGGGTACCCGTTGGAGTTCGGCACGATCTCGGTCTCGGACGGCATCTCGATGGGCCACGAGGGGATGCACTTCTCCCTGGTGAGCCGCGAGGTGATCGCGGACTCGGTGGAGACGGTGATGATGGCCGAGCGCCTCGACGGCTCGGTGCTGCTGGCCGGCTGTGACAAGTCGCTCCCCGGCATGCTGATGGCCGCGGCTCGCCTCGACCTCGCGAGCGTCTTCCTCTACGCCGGCTCCACGATGCCGGGCCAGGTCGACGGCAACGACGTCACGATCATCGACGCCTTCGAGGCGGTCGGTGCCTGCCTGGCCGGCAAGATCACCCGCGAGGAGGTGGACCGCATCGAGAGGGCGATCTGCCCCGGCGAGGGTGCCTGCGGTGGCATGTACACCGCCAACACCATGGCCAGCGTCGCCGAGGCCCTGGGCATGAGCCTGCCCGGCAGCGCAGCCCCGCCCGCGGTGGACCGCCGTCGCGACGGCTTCGCGCACCGCTCCGGCGAGGCCGTGGTCGAGATGCTGCGCCAGGGGATCACGGCCCGGCAGATCCTGACGAAGCCCGCCTTCGAGAACGCCATCGCCGTGGTGATGGCGCTCGGCGGCTCGACCAACGCGGTCCTGCACCTGCTCGCCATCGCCCGCGAGGCCGACGTCGACCTGACGCTGGACGACTTCAACCGGATCGGCTCCAAGGTCCCGCACATCGGCGACCTGAAGCCCTTCGGCCGCTTCGTGATGACCGACGTCGACAAGATCGGCGGCATCCCGGTGGTCATGAAGGCGCTGCTCGACGCCGGTCTGATGCACGGGGACACCCTCACCGTCACCGGGAAGACGATGGCGGAGAACCTCGAGGCGCTGGCGCCCAAGGGCCTGGACGGCGAGGTGCTCCGCGCGTTCGAGAAGCCCATCCACGCCACCGGCGGCATCACCGTCCTCAAGGGCTCCCTGGCGCCCGAGGGGGCCGTGGTCAAGAGCGCCGGGTTCGACGACACCACCTTCACCGGGACCGCTCGCGTCTTCGACGGGGAGCGGGCGGCGCTCGACGCGCTCACCGAGGGGGCCATCAAGGCGGGTGACGTGGTGGTGATCCGCTACGAGGGACCCAAGGGCGGCCCCGGCATGCGCGAGATGCTCGCGATCACCGGTGCCATCAAGGGTGCAGGGCTCGGCAAGGACGTGCTGCTGATCACCGACGGCCGCTTCTCCGGCGGTACGACGGGACTCTGCGTGGGCCACATCGCGCCGGAGGCTGCCGACGGCGGCCCCATCGCGTTCGTGCGCGACGGCGACCCGATCACCCTCGACGTCGCCAACGCCACCCTCGAGGTGCAGATCGACGACCTCGAGGCACGCCGGGACGGCTGGGTCCCCAACCCGCCCAAGTACACCCGCGGCGTCCTGGGCAAGTACGCCAAGGTCGTGCAGTCCGCCGCGCACGGCGCGGTCACGAGCTGACGCGGACGGCGTGGGCAAGGTCTACCAGGGGATCGACGGGCGCCTGCGGGCGTTCGTCGAGGCCCAGTCGGTCTTCTTCGTGGCCACCGCCCCCTCGGGGGACGACGGTCACGTCAATGTCTCGCCCAAGGGGCTGGCCGGCACGTTCGCCGTCGTCGACGAGCACACCGTCGCCTACCTGGACCTGACCGCGAGCGGGGCGGAGACGATCGCCCATGTCCGGCAGAACGGGCGGATCACCCTGATGTTCTGCTCGTTCGAGCGGACACCCAACGTGGTCCGGCTGCACGGTCGGGGCCGGGTGGTCAGCTGCTACGACGACGACTTCGCGGAGTGGGCGGCGCTCTTCGACCCCAACCCGCACGCTCGCGCGGTCATCGTCGTCGAGGTGCAGCGGGTCAGCGACTCCTGCGGCTACGCGCTGCCGCTGATGAGCCTGGATGCCGAGCGAGACCTGCTCACCCCCAACATGGACAGACGCGGACCTGCGGGCGTGGTCGCCTACCGCCGGAAGAAGAACGCCACCAGCCTCGACGGCCTGACGGCGTTCGACGACGACCCGGACCCGGTGAGAGCTGAATGATCGGCAGGTGAGTGCCGCCTGCGGCTAGGGTCTGCAGCATGACTCGGGGGAACCGCCTGACCAGGTCCGTGATCGCCGTACCGCTGCTGGCCGGAGCCTTGGCCCTGGCCTCGCTGGCGCCGCTGGGCGCAGCGGCGCAGCCTGCGGCAGGGGCCGCCACGGCCCAGCCCACCGCGGCCCAGCCCGCCGCGGCGCCGACGGGCGAGCGCTCGTCGGCCCGCACCACGGCGCTCCCGGGCGGGGGTCGCAAGGTCTTCGGCCGCAAGCGCTTCCTGGTGGCCTACTACGGCACCGCCGCCACCGGCGCCCTCGGCGTGCTCGGGGAGACCGATGCGGACACGATGCACTCCCGGCTGCGCAAGGCCGCCAAGCCGTTCCGCCGCAAGAGTGAGCGGATCCAGCCCGTCTACGAGCTGATCGCCACGGTGGCCGACCCGATCCCGGGTGCGGACGGGGACTACAACCACGACGTGCTCCACAGCCGCGTGCAGGAGTACATCGACGCCGCCCAGCGCAACAAGGCGCTGCTGGTGCTCGACCTGCAGCCGGGGCGCTCGGACTTCCTCACGGTCGCCAAGCGCTGGGAGTGGGCCCTGGCGCACCCCTGGGTCGGGCTCGCTCTCGACCCGGAGTGGCGGATGGGACCGGACCAGGTGCCCGGGCAGTCCATCGGGTCGGTGCGCGCCAAGGAGGTCAACCAGGTGTCGCAGTGGCTCGACGACCTCACCGCGGCCTCCGCGCTGCCGCAGAAGGTCTTCGTGCTCCACCAGTTCCAGGCCGCGATGGTGGGCCGGATCAAGAAGGTCGCCGACCGGCCCAACCTCGCCGAGGTGCAGCACGTCGACGGCTTCGGCACCCCGGCCCAGAAGCAGGCGACGTACGACGCGGTGGCGCGCCCGCGGCAGTTCGCGATGGGGTTCAAGCTCTTCTACGACGAGGACAGTCCCCGGATGCGCGCCGGGGCGGTGCGCCGCAAGCTGCCCGCCGTCAGGTTCGTGAGCTTCCAGTGACCCCGCTGGACGCGACCGGCGCCCCGGCCACCCACCGCGGGGAGGCCGGGACGGCCTACCCGGTCTTCGTCGACCACCACGTCCATCTGGCCCTCTGCGATCCCGCGGGGCTCGCCGGCACCGGCATCGGAGCCGTGGTCGACCTGGGGTGGGGTCCGGAGATCGCCGACCTGGCGCGGACCGCGCCGGTCCACGTGGAGTTCGCCGGCCAGTTCCTCACCGAGCCCGACGGCTACCCGACCTCGCGACCATGGGCGCCTCGCGCCGCGGCCCGGGAGCTGTCGCACCCGCGCGAGGCAGCAGCCGCGGTCGCCGAGCAGCGGGCGCTCGGCGCCGGGGTCATCAAGGTCGCGCTCAACCGGGAGGCCGGGCCGGTGCCCGACCTGGCGACCTGCCAGGCCGTCGTCGCAGCAGCCGACGACCTGCCCGTGGTCGCCCACGTGGAGGGCGCCGGCATGGTGGAGCTGGCCCTGGCCGCCGGCGTCGACACCCTCGCCCACGCACCCTGGACCCACACGCTGGAGGCGGACGTGCTGGCGGAGTGCGCGGGGGCAGGGATGCGCTGGATCAGCACCCTCGACATCCACGGCCGGGGTACCCGGACCCCGGAGCAGGCCAGGGCGCTGGCCAACGTGGCAGCCTTCGCCGCCGTGGGCGGTGAGGTGCTCTACGGCACCGACCTGGGCAACGGGCCGTCGCTGCCCGGCCTCAACGTCCGCGAGCTGGCCCTGCTGGAGGCGGCCGGTCTGGGCCCGCGTGCCCTGCTGCACGCGTTGACCGCGCCCTGGCCCCGGGCGGCGCCGGATCACCTGGTCACCTTCGTGCCCGGACAGCCGCCCGAGGACCGCCCCTCCGGATGGCTCACCGGCGCCCGCGTGGTCCGCCGCGAGGAGCTCGAGGCGTGATCCGGACGGGCCTCGACGACGACCTGGATCCTGGCCCCCGTGACGAGGCCGACCCCCTGAGCCACCTGCGGTCCCGCTTCGTGGGCGCCCAGAGCCCGCTCGTCTACCTCGACGGCAACTCGCTGGGGCGCCCGCTGACGGTGACCGCGGCTCGCCTGGCCGAGTTCGTGACGGGGGAGTGGGGCACCCGGCTGATCCGCGGGTGGGACGAGCGGTGGATGGAGCTGCCCACCACCCTGGGCGACGACCTCGGCCCTGTGGTGCTGGGCGCCGCGCCGGGTCAGGTGGCGGTGAGCGACTCCACCACGGTCTGGCTCTACAAGCTGCTGCGCGCCGGGGTCGACGCCCAGCTGCGCCGCGACCCCCGCCGCACCGAGATCGTGGTCGACACCGACAACTTCCCCACAGACCGCTACGTGGCCGAGGGGATCGCCGCCGAGCGCGGATGCACGGTCCGTTGGGTGGAGGTGGCGGCGCACGAGGGCCTCACCCCCGAGCTGCTCGCCGAGGCGCTGGGGGAGCGGACCAACGTGGTGGTGCTCAGCCACGTCGCCTACCGGTCGGCGTACCTGGCGCCGGTGCCGGCCCTGGCGGAGCTGACCCACGCGTCCGGCGGACTGCTGCTGCTGGACGTGTGTCACTCGGCCGGCTCCGTGCCGGTCGAGCTGGACGCCTGGGGCGTGGACCTCGCGGTGGGCTGCACCTACAAGTACCTCGACGGGGGGCCGGGCTCCCCGGCCCTGGGGTATGTCGCGGCCCGCCACCACGGCACCCTCGCGCAACCGGTGCAGGGCTGGATGGGGCACGCCGAGCCCTTCGCGATGGGCCCGGGCTACCGCCCCGCCGCCGGGATCCGCGGATTCCTCTCAGGCACCCCGCCGATCCTCGGCATGCTGGCGATGCAGGACATGCTGGCGCTGCTGGAGGAGGCCGGGATCGAGGCGGTCCGAGCCAAGTCGGTGGCGCTCACCGACTATGCGGTCGCCCTGTCGGACGCCTGGCTGGCCCCGCTGGGAGTCACCCTGGCCTCACCCCGAGACGCCGAGCGCCGCGGCGGGCACGTGACCTTGAGCCATCCCCGGATGCGGGAGGTCGTGGCCGCGCTGTGGGCCGACGACGTGCTGCCGGACTACCGCGACCCGCACGGCCTGCGGGTGGGGCTGTCCCCGCTCTCGACGAGCTTCGAGGAGGTGCACCGCGGGCTGGCGTCGGTGCGCGCGCTGCTGCAGCCCGATTGAGCAGAGCCGCCAGCAGGCGGTTGGATGGTCCGATGATCCGATACCCGTCCCCGTTGCGTCCCGGCGATCGCATCGGCGTGACCAGTCCCTCCAGCGGCGTGCCCTCGCCGCTTCGTCCCCGCCTCGACGTCGCCGTCGACTGGCTGCGCGCCCGCGGGTACGACGTCCAGCTCGGCGAGTGCCTCAGCGGCGACGCCGGCCACGTGAGCGCGTCGGCGGACCGACGTGCCGCGGAGCTGAACGCGATGCTGCTGGACCCCGCCATCCGGGCGGTGGTGCCGCCGTGGGGCGGGGAGACCGCCATCGACCTGGTGGACCGCCTGGACTGGGAGGCGCTCGCGGCCGCGGAGCCGACCTGGCTGGTGGGCTTCAGCGACCTCACCACGCTGATGCTGCCGATCACGCTGGGGCTGGGGTGGGCGACCCTGCACGGGGCGAACCTGATGGACACCCCCTACGAGCCGCCGCCCGGCCTGCTGCACTGGACCGACGTGGCGGCCGCGACGGGGCCGTTCGCCCAGCACGCGTCCGGGCGCTACCGCAGCGGCGGCTTCGACGACTGGGAGACCGACCCCACGCCCACGGCGTACCACCTGGACGCGCGGGGGACCTGGGAGGTGGCCGGCGGCGGTGGCCTCGACGTCACGGGTCGACTCGTCGGCGGGTGCATCGAGACGGTCTCCAACCTTGCCGGCACTCCCTACGGGGACGTGGCCGCCTTCGGCCGGGCACACGCCGACGAGGGGCTCATCGTCTATCTCGAGGCCTCGGACGACCCGGCCCTGGAGATCTGCCGCAACCTGCACGGCCTGCGCCTGGCCGGCTGGTTCGACGACGCGAACGCGATCGTGATCGGGCGTACCTCGGCCCCGCCGTCGGGTGACTTCACCCAGCGCGCCGCGGTCCTCGACGCGCTCGGGATGCTCGACCTGCCGATCGTCTTCGACGTGGAGTGCGGCCACGTGCCGCCGTACCTCCCGCTGGTCAACGGCGCCCAGGCGCACCTCACCGTCGCTGGGACCGAGCGCTCGCTGGTGCAGACCCTGGGGTGACCCGCGCTTCGGGTAGGACGCGGTCGGGGGAACTACGCGATTTCACTGATGTGGTCTAGACCACATCGGAGGAGACTCCCGTTGAGGGGTGGTCACCCCGACTGCCCCAGGAGTGCAAGGGGAGTCCCATGAAGCACACACCTTCTCGCGCGGCCGTGGCGGCGGTCGCCTGCCTGGGCCTGCTGTTCGGCGGCGTCACTGCCGTCACCCCGGCCGGCGCGTCGTTCACGGACGCGGCGACCGCCGCGGCGCAGCTCAACTGGAACCGGGTCTGGAACCAGCAGCTGAAGCCCAAGACCGACCGGCGCTACTACACCAAGGCCAAGTCCAACCGGCGCTACTACACCAAGCGCCAGACCGACTCGACCTTCTACTCCCGCACGGAGTCGGACTCGAGGTTCGAGACGAGGCACCAGGCCTACCGGGGCACGTACTTCATCTCCGGAAACGGTGCCGGCAGCCTCGTCTCGGACTCGATCTCCTACGGCGCCACGCTGGCGGTCGCGCCCACCGCGCACTACATCCGCCTCGGTGACCCCGTGCCGGCCGGGTGCTCCGGCTCCGCGTCGGCGCCCAACGCCGATCCGGGTCATCTCTGCGTCTTCGAGGCGAACGCCGTCAACGTCGGCCCGCGCTACGTGACGGACACGACGTTCGCCCCGAACACCGCGACGCCCACCGGCGCCTACCTCTACGCGACGGTGGCGGCTGCCGGGAACGGCTACTACGCAGGCACCTGGGTGCTGCGGCCGGGCGGCTCCGCCACCGTCACGAACAGCCGTCAGGCTCCGTCCCTGGGCCGGGTGGGCGCCGAGATCGGCCGGTAGCGGGGCCCGGGAGCGAAACCGGGGCTCAGCGCCCGGCGTTGCGGGGATCCGACCCGTCGGCGAGCGGCTGGGCCCCGAGCTCGCGGGCCCACCACTTGGTCTCGGCCACCTCCGCCAGTCTCGCGAAGGTGGCCGAGCGCCTCGTGCGGCGCAGGTCCTCGGCGTGCGTGGTCCCGTAGCTGCGACCGATGAGGTTGTTGGCCTGGTCGACGGCCGAGTCGCCGACGTCCGCGGAGCCGGTCTCGTGGGCGTCGGCCACCGCACGGGCCAGCGCCTCGCCGTGACGGGCGCTCAGGTAGGCCTGCCACATGAAGTGCCGGGCGGCGTTGTGCCGCCGCCAGGCGCCCGGGTGCGCCCGCGAGGCGCTGGAGAAGGCGAGCACCGAGGCGAGCACGACGTCCAGCGCGGCCGCGTGCCCAGCCCCGGCGGCGCGTGCTGCGCGCCAGAGGCGGGGGAGTGCGGTGGTGGTCAGGCGGAGGGCGCTGCGCATGGCGCGATTGTCTCAGGCGGCGCCTCCCGCGGCCCCCGCCGATGTGGGAGCCTCAGCGGGTGGACCAACGCCTGAGCTTCATCACCCTGGCGGTGGCCGAGCTGGCCGCAAGCCGCCGCTTCTACCTCGACTCCCTGGGCTGGGAGCCCTGCGTCGACGTGCCGGGCGAGGTCCTGATGTTCCAGGTGGCCGACAAGGTGGTGCTCTCCCTGTGGGACGAGGAGGCGTTCGCCGCCGAGGTGGGCGCCCGACCGGCTCGCGGTGCCGTGCCCCCGGTGACCCTCGCGCACAACTGCGCCACCCGGGACGGCGTCGACCGGGTGCTGGAGCAGGCCCGCAACGCCGGGGCGGACCCGGTGGTCGCCGCCCAGGAGCGGGAGTGGGGCGGCTACTCGGGCTACTTCGCCGACCCCGACGGATTCCGCTGGGAGGTCGCGTTCAACCCCGGCGACGTCGGGCAGCTGGTCCTGCCCTGACGTCGACCCTCGGGTCGCCATCATGTGGGACCGCCGTACCAGCATCTGGGACGCGTGGCACACTGGTAGGCGCCGGGGAGGCCCGGCGGCTACCGTAGGCGCATGCGCACGGACCTTCTTGTACGCACGCGACGCGTGAGCTGAGGACCTCGAGTCCACAGCACCACGCGTCACCCCTCGTCGCCGTCACCGGCCGAGGGGTTTTTTGTTGGGCACACGCAGGACAACAGGGCAGTGAGGAAGAGTAGATGAGCGAGCAGGGCGGTGCGATCACCGGGGCACAGAGCCTGGTGCGTTCCTTGGAGCACGCGGGCGCGGAGCACATCTTCGGCATTCCGGGCGGCGCGATCCTCCCGG containing:
- a CDS encoding ATP-binding cassette domain-containing protein, which encodes MREHDQSTGPAIEALDLVKHFGETVAVDGVSFSVPTGTVLGLLGPNGAGKTTTVRMMTTLTTPTSGTARVAGHDVVADPRGVRRSMGLTGQTATVDELLTGRENLRLIGQLYGLDRATVKRVSDDLLERFSLSEAGNRVVKTYSGGMRRRLDLAVSLVATPPVLFLDEPTTGLDPRSRVELWDVLRELVRDGTTLLLTTQYLEEADQLADNIVVIDHGGIIAEGTPLQLKDASGKAALVVTVSHAVDVGRAAELMRRVVPSVHVDEPARRLTAPAQGLGDITEVAAVFDTSGIELDDLGLQRPSLDDVFLHLTGRRAEDGDADSGEESELEEVSA
- a CDS encoding ABC transporter permease yields the protein MSTETVRPAAGPPSLERPQIHQTNLLQQSLAITRRNLIHIKRMPEMLMDVTVQPVMFVLLFAYVFGGAIAVQGASSGYREWLLGGIMGQTIAFASFIVAVGLTADIDKGIVDRMRSLPIHPSAVLVGRSLSSLIHSSLGIVVMSLTGLIVGWRIRGSFLDAVLAYALLLLWGFAMVWVGILAGSSLRSVEAVNGVMFTTIFPLTFLSNAFAPTEEMTPFLRTVAEWNPVSSLVQAVRELWGNTAAAPADAALPLQHPVLATLIWTVALTAVLAPLSLRAFRKRTQQ
- a CDS encoding WD40/YVTN/BNR-like repeat-containing protein; its protein translation is MTTTLLLVGTRKGLWIGTSDEARRDWSWTGPHFPMEEVYSVLLDGRGVRPRLFAGCSSSWFGPQVRRSDDLGQTWEETPNGAVRFPEDTGAALERVWQLVPGVEDGVIWAGTEPGAVFRSEDRGERFELVRGLWEHPQRSEWGEGFGGQAFHTILPHPSDPGSVLAAISTGGVYRSVDGGAKWAPANQGIKAEFMPGDRHFPEFGQCVHKVARDPVDPARLFLQNHGGVYRSDDEGDSWEYIADGLPSEFGFAMVTHPRKPATAFVFPIADAGARWPVDGHARVFRTADGGDSWTELGSGSLPDAYFAAVMRDAMCADTLDPAGLYFGGRNGAVWASADEGETWQEVHKDLPDVLVVRAAVLD
- a CDS encoding DUF222 domain-containing protein yields the protein MAPGGSLVVDALADARRGVAAAGTLSAGLLGTGELSAALEQVAGLESQATALRLALSAEAQARRVAEDPVHGGAATATDAWWAGLLGSTRASQAAGVRLGELLATKYAVTREAFAAGRLRADQVRVIVNAAEQAPARATSGQLATAEEVLVGKATGEGTRSGRGMNAKRLRQAARRMFDPVDPGLADEHEQAMLTRECKGAEVETYLSLHDNGDGTWSGRFRVPELHGSLLDTVLGRLTSPRRVGRDRTGAPVVDETAAGVGESVSFPELQGQAWCELIEHLPSTGHAAATASVLVTVDLAGLLDGLGAARLESGVRVTAGEARRLACEAGLVSAVLGGRSEPLDLGRERRLHTTAQRRALSLVHDSCAVAGCERPFSWCEIHHHRLAWSKGGRTDLGNGLPSCGHHHRRAHDPGWDLRQHPGGEHRFHRRR
- a CDS encoding GNAT family N-acetyltransferase; the protein is MEPTYDATGGGSGKVLVTRIAPQGWKRLRDVRLAALAESPEMFGSSLAREQGFDEAEWRRRAARPATFLACRDGLDVGIAGAYELDGDWRLAGMWIAPSVRGTGVVEALVDACESVVREAGATTVALGVMADNSRAGTLTSDWATGSPGSGGMSATAGTS
- the ilvD gene encoding dihydroxy-acid dehydratase, which encodes MTSSDQTDQQTAAKPDMKPRSRDVTDGLEKAAARGMLRAVGMGDDDWVKPQIGVASSWNEITPCNLSLDRLAKAVKNGVHAAGGYPLEFGTISVSDGISMGHEGMHFSLVSREVIADSVETVMMAERLDGSVLLAGCDKSLPGMLMAAARLDLASVFLYAGSTMPGQVDGNDVTIIDAFEAVGACLAGKITREEVDRIERAICPGEGACGGMYTANTMASVAEALGMSLPGSAAPPAVDRRRDGFAHRSGEAVVEMLRQGITARQILTKPAFENAIAVVMALGGSTNAVLHLLAIAREADVDLTLDDFNRIGSKVPHIGDLKPFGRFVMTDVDKIGGIPVVMKALLDAGLMHGDTLTVTGKTMAENLEALAPKGLDGEVLRAFEKPIHATGGITVLKGSLAPEGAVVKSAGFDDTTFTGTARVFDGERAALDALTEGAIKAGDVVVIRYEGPKGGPGMREMLAITGAIKGAGLGKDVLLITDGRFSGGTTGLCVGHIAPEAADGGPIAFVRDGDPITLDVANATLEVQIDDLEARRDGWVPNPPKYTRGVLGKYAKVVQSAAHGAVTS
- a CDS encoding pyridoxamine 5'-phosphate oxidase family protein encodes the protein MGKVYQGIDGRLRAFVEAQSVFFVATAPSGDDGHVNVSPKGLAGTFAVVDEHTVAYLDLTASGAETIAHVRQNGRITLMFCSFERTPNVVRLHGRGRVVSCYDDDFAEWAALFDPNPHARAVIVVEVQRVSDSCGYALPLMSLDAERDLLTPNMDRRGPAGVVAYRRKKNATSLDGLTAFDDDPDPVRAE